From Leptospira sp. WS58.C1, one genomic window encodes:
- the ahcY gene encoding adenosylhomocysteinase, with translation MSATIQEKGLKYKVKDISLADWGREEIILAEKEMPGLMSLRKEYKGKQPLKGARIAGSLHMTIQTAVLIETLTELGAEVRWSSCNIFSTQDHAAAAIAKTGVPVFAWKGETEEEYWWCVEQTLFFEDGKGPNMILDDGGDLTMYVHEKYPQLLAEIKGVSEETTTGVKGLEKLLKKGELKLPAINVNDSVTKSKFDNLYGCRESLADGIKRATDVMLAGKVALVCGYGDVGKGSAASLRNFGARVIVTEIDPICALQAVMEGYQVLRVEDAIEFVDLVVTATGNDDIITLEHMKAMKDGAILCNIGHFDTEIQMSRLNAEKGVVKKEIKPQVDKYTFENGRSIIVLAEGRLVNLGCATGHPSFVMSCSFTNQVLAQIELWNNKYEIGVYRLPKKLDEKVAALHLEQLGVRLTTLNAKQAEYIGVPVEGPFKPEHYRY, from the coding sequence ATGTCCGCTACAATACAAGAAAAAGGTTTAAAATATAAGGTTAAAGACATTTCACTCGCGGACTGGGGTCGCGAAGAAATCATTCTGGCAGAGAAAGAAATGCCAGGTCTGATGTCCTTACGCAAAGAATATAAGGGGAAACAACCTCTGAAAGGAGCGCGTATTGCGGGTTCTCTTCACATGACCATTCAAACTGCTGTTCTGATTGAGACTCTGACTGAGCTTGGAGCAGAAGTTCGTTGGTCTTCTTGTAATATCTTCTCCACTCAAGACCATGCGGCAGCTGCTATCGCAAAAACCGGAGTTCCTGTGTTTGCTTGGAAAGGTGAAACGGAAGAAGAATATTGGTGGTGTGTAGAACAAACCCTATTCTTTGAAGATGGCAAAGGCCCAAATATGATCCTGGACGACGGTGGTGACCTAACCATGTACGTTCACGAGAAATATCCTCAGCTTCTGGCAGAGATCAAAGGAGTTTCTGAAGAAACGACTACAGGAGTAAAAGGCCTCGAAAAACTCCTCAAAAAAGGCGAGTTGAAACTTCCTGCAATCAATGTGAACGATTCCGTTACTAAGTCTAAATTCGACAACTTATACGGTTGTAGAGAATCCTTGGCGGACGGTATCAAACGTGCAACTGACGTTATGCTTGCTGGAAAAGTAGCGCTTGTTTGCGGATACGGAGACGTTGGAAAGGGTTCTGCTGCTTCTTTGCGCAATTTCGGAGCTAGAGTGATCGTTACCGAGATCGATCCTATCTGCGCTCTCCAGGCAGTAATGGAAGGATACCAAGTTCTAAGGGTAGAAGACGCGATCGAATTCGTGGATCTTGTAGTAACTGCGACCGGAAACGACGACATTATTACACTGGAACACATGAAAGCAATGAAAGACGGCGCAATTCTTTGTAATATCGGACACTTCGACACTGAGATCCAAATGTCCAGATTGAACGCTGAAAAGGGTGTAGTGAAGAAGGAAATCAAACCTCAAGTGGACAAATACACTTTCGAGAACGGAAGATCCATTATCGTTCTTGCAGAAGGTCGTTTAGTGAACCTTGGTTGTGCAACTGGTCACCCATCTTTCGTAATGTCTTGTTCTTTTACGAACCAAGTATTGGCCCAGATCGAACTTTGGAACAATAAGTACGAGATCGGTGTCTATAGATTGCCTAAAAAATTAGATGAGAAAGTTGCAGCGTTACATTTGGAGCAATTAGGAGTTCGCCTAACCACATTAAACGCTAAACAAGCCGAGTATATCGGAGTACCTGTAGAAGGTCCGTTCAAACCGGAACACTACCGCTATTAA